From the Heliangelus exortis chromosome 14, bHelExo1.hap1, whole genome shotgun sequence genome, one window contains:
- the FHL1 gene encoding four and a half LIM domains protein 1 isoform X1: protein MAFHRHTGPGSYTVGTMSERFDCHYCRDPLHGKKYVQKEGKHCCVKCFEKICANTCIECKKPIGADSKELHFRNRYWHDSCFRCFKCYTSLVNEPFMLRENNKVWCSNCTAAEDAPRCKGCFKPIIAGDQNVEYKKMVWHKDCFTCSQCKQVIGSGSFFPKGDEFYCVSCHEQKFAKTCAKCKNPITSGGLTYQEQPWHSECFICSNCKKQLGGKRFTAVEDEFYCVECYKECVAKKCAGCKNPITAGFGRGTSVVNYEGESWHDYCFKCTKCARGLANKRFVCHNGKIYCAECPKRL from the exons GGCCTGGCAGTTACACCGTGGGCACCATGTCAGAACGCTTTGACTGCCACTACTGCCGGGACCCTCTGCATGGGAAGAAGTACGTGCAGAAAGAGGGCAAGCACTGCTGTGTCAAGTGCTTTGAGAAGATCTGTGCCAACACCTGCATCGAGTGCAAGAAACCCATTGGAGCTGACTCCAAG GAGCTGCATTTCAGGAACCGGTACTGGCACGACAGCTGCTTCCGCTGCTTCAAGTGCTACACGTCCCTGGTCAATGAGCCCTTCATGCTGAGGGAGAACAACAAGGTTTGGTGTAGCAactgcactgctgctgaggaTGCTCCCAGGTGTAAGGGCTGCTTCAAGCCTATTATTGCAG GAGACCAAAATGTTGAGTACAAGAAGATGGTCTGGCATAAGGACTGTTTCACTTGCAGCCAGTGCAAGCAAGTGATTGGATCTGGGAGCTTCTTCCCCAAGGGTGACGAGTTCTACTGTGTCTCCTGCCATGAGCAAAAGTTTGCCAAGACCTGTGCTAAATGCAAGAAT CCCATCACTTCTGGAGGCCTCACTTACCAGGAACAGCCTTGGCATTCGGAGTGTTTCATTTGCTCCAACTGCAAGAAGCAGCTGGGTGGGAAGCGCTTCACAGCAGTAGAAGATGAGTTTTACTGTGTTGAATGCTACAAGGAGTGTGTTGCCAAGAAGTGTGCTGGCTGCAAGAATCCTATTACAG CAGGATTTGGAAGAGGAACCAGTGTGGTTAACTACGAAGGTGAATCCTGGCACGATTACTGTTTCAAGTGCACAAAGTGTGCCCGTGGTCTGGCCAACAAGCGCTTTGTTTGCCATAATGGAAAAATTTACTGTGCTGAGTGTCCCAAACGACTGTAA
- the FHL1 gene encoding four and a half LIM domains protein 1 isoform X2, producing MAFHRHTGPGSYTVGTMSERFDCHYCRDPLHGKKYVQKEGKHCCVKCFEKICANTCIECKKPIGADSKELHFRNRYWHDSCFRCFKCYTSLVNEPFMLRENNKVWCSNCTAAEDAPRCKGCFKPIIAGDQNVEYKKMVWHKDCFTCSQCKQVIGSGSFFPKGDEFYCVSCHEQKFAKTCAKCKNPITSGGLTYQEQPWHSECFICSNCKKQLGGKRFTAVEDEFYCVECYKECVAKKCAGCKNPITGFGRGTSVVNYEGESWHDYCFKCTKCARGLANKRFVCHNGKIYCAECPKRL from the exons GGCCTGGCAGTTACACCGTGGGCACCATGTCAGAACGCTTTGACTGCCACTACTGCCGGGACCCTCTGCATGGGAAGAAGTACGTGCAGAAAGAGGGCAAGCACTGCTGTGTCAAGTGCTTTGAGAAGATCTGTGCCAACACCTGCATCGAGTGCAAGAAACCCATTGGAGCTGACTCCAAG GAGCTGCATTTCAGGAACCGGTACTGGCACGACAGCTGCTTCCGCTGCTTCAAGTGCTACACGTCCCTGGTCAATGAGCCCTTCATGCTGAGGGAGAACAACAAGGTTTGGTGTAGCAactgcactgctgctgaggaTGCTCCCAGGTGTAAGGGCTGCTTCAAGCCTATTATTGCAG GAGACCAAAATGTTGAGTACAAGAAGATGGTCTGGCATAAGGACTGTTTCACTTGCAGCCAGTGCAAGCAAGTGATTGGATCTGGGAGCTTCTTCCCCAAGGGTGACGAGTTCTACTGTGTCTCCTGCCATGAGCAAAAGTTTGCCAAGACCTGTGCTAAATGCAAGAAT CCCATCACTTCTGGAGGCCTCACTTACCAGGAACAGCCTTGGCATTCGGAGTGTTTCATTTGCTCCAACTGCAAGAAGCAGCTGGGTGGGAAGCGCTTCACAGCAGTAGAAGATGAGTTTTACTGTGTTGAATGCTACAAGGAGTGTGTTGCCAAGAAGTGTGCTGGCTGCAAGAATCCTATTACAG GATTTGGAAGAGGAACCAGTGTGGTTAACTACGAAGGTGAATCCTGGCACGATTACTGTTTCAAGTGCACAAAGTGTGCCCGTGGTCTGGCCAACAAGCGCTTTGTTTGCCATAATGGAAAAATTTACTGTGCTGAGTGTCCCAAACGACTGTAA
- the FHL1 gene encoding four and a half LIM domains protein 1 isoform X3, with product MSERFDCHYCRDPLHGKKYVQKEGKHCCVKCFEKICANTCIECKKPIGADSKELHFRNRYWHDSCFRCFKCYTSLVNEPFMLRENNKVWCSNCTAAEDAPRCKGCFKPIIAGDQNVEYKKMVWHKDCFTCSQCKQVIGSGSFFPKGDEFYCVSCHEQKFAKTCAKCKNPITSGGLTYQEQPWHSECFICSNCKKQLGGKRFTAVEDEFYCVECYKECVAKKCAGCKNPITAGFGRGTSVVNYEGESWHDYCFKCTKCARGLANKRFVCHNGKIYCAECPKRL from the exons ATGTCAGAACGCTTTGACTGCCACTACTGCCGGGACCCTCTGCATGGGAAGAAGTACGTGCAGAAAGAGGGCAAGCACTGCTGTGTCAAGTGCTTTGAGAAGATCTGTGCCAACACCTGCATCGAGTGCAAGAAACCCATTGGAGCTGACTCCAAG GAGCTGCATTTCAGGAACCGGTACTGGCACGACAGCTGCTTCCGCTGCTTCAAGTGCTACACGTCCCTGGTCAATGAGCCCTTCATGCTGAGGGAGAACAACAAGGTTTGGTGTAGCAactgcactgctgctgaggaTGCTCCCAGGTGTAAGGGCTGCTTCAAGCCTATTATTGCAG GAGACCAAAATGTTGAGTACAAGAAGATGGTCTGGCATAAGGACTGTTTCACTTGCAGCCAGTGCAAGCAAGTGATTGGATCTGGGAGCTTCTTCCCCAAGGGTGACGAGTTCTACTGTGTCTCCTGCCATGAGCAAAAGTTTGCCAAGACCTGTGCTAAATGCAAGAAT CCCATCACTTCTGGAGGCCTCACTTACCAGGAACAGCCTTGGCATTCGGAGTGTTTCATTTGCTCCAACTGCAAGAAGCAGCTGGGTGGGAAGCGCTTCACAGCAGTAGAAGATGAGTTTTACTGTGTTGAATGCTACAAGGAGTGTGTTGCCAAGAAGTGTGCTGGCTGCAAGAATCCTATTACAG CAGGATTTGGAAGAGGAACCAGTGTGGTTAACTACGAAGGTGAATCCTGGCACGATTACTGTTTCAAGTGCACAAAGTGTGCCCGTGGTCTGGCCAACAAGCGCTTTGTTTGCCATAATGGAAAAATTTACTGTGCTGAGTGTCCCAAACGACTGTAA